The nucleotide sequence TAGGACTCTGTTGCAAAAGCAACAGATTTCCTTAAAAAACACGAGACTAGTTGAAAAAGCTCCAGCTGCTAGGAACAGCGAGGCTTGCGCTACGTTGTTACCTATGCGACGTAACAGCAATTGTGGCCACCTAGTTTGTTAGCATCACCGCGTACATAAAGGTACGCAAGCAAGCAAACGTAGTCGTGATTGCGCAATTCTTGGTGCTTCAGCGCCGTAGAGTTGGCGGCATACCCCTTGCGGGTGCAACGCAGATGGAGGTTTTGCAACGGTCTCCTAGCAAATCAAAAAATTGCATGAGATTGAATGGAGGAAGATGACAATGAGAAAGTTTAAAGTGAATGTGAATGGTGTTTCCTACAATGTGGAGGTTGCTGAGGAAGGTGTTGCTGTAGTTGCCGCTCCGGCAGCTGCACCTGTGGCTCCGGTTGCTCCCTCTCCGGTTACAGCTGCTCCTGCCGCTGCACCCGCTCCGGTTGCTGCCGCTGCTCCTGCTGAAGTGAAAGCTGGCGATACTCCTGT is from Anaerosporomusa subterranea and encodes:
- a CDS encoding biotin/lipoyl-containing protein — encoded protein: MRKFKVNVNGVSYNVEVAEEGVAVVAAPAAAPVAPVAPSPVTAAPAAAPAPVAAAAPAEVKAGDTPVTAPMPGKVSKVNVKAGQTVKKGDVLLLLEAMKMQNEIGSPVAGTVKSVNVNAGENVKPGQIMVVVG